One part of the Mariniblastus fucicola genome encodes these proteins:
- a CDS encoding CehA/McbA family metallohydrolase: MKLKLALLFSLLSGLCFLQPAPCHAVQLVDGVDKQPLVAATKRMMVALEAAGSPLSVEATAALEKAFRKPGAESVAGIQKVLDPLCLAHVEINAESRVKVRVGECKKELMQNGWRAFLVKVHNMARINPLLVVESPNAAPVYQQGKWPRERPRSDEKLVDQDEVLDRFLTISMLDRPPLQRKLSGLELEYRVLLLYSRDAGQREASLSFHIGAGTKDIGFRSAMPVLFDCQRAVEVKLNVRDFDNKPTTASFVIVDEQGRVYPHQSRRLAPDFFFHRQVYRSDGESVWLPPGKYSFTVSRGPEYLPLEFKETIADAKSHELSIRLERWTHLAKRNWFSGDHHIHAAGCSHYDSPTEGVGPEAMMRHVRGEDLNIGNVLSWGPCWYTQKQYFNGDVSKLSTPENILRYDVEVSGFPSSHCGHLCLLKLAEDDYPDAENLEDWPSWTLPVLKWGKEQGGIVGYSHSGWGIATPDIMPDGSRGFPEARWGGAPDDWRGKPSELLPDYAMPRFDGIGANEYVVTAAHNVCDFISAVDTPAFWELNIWYHTLNCGMTTRISGETDFPCIYDDKVGLGRVYVKFPDDTPLNYNTWVEGLRDGRSYVSDGLSHIVDFKINGLGVGEKVNDSSANSRIDLKEPSTVKLSFDATAMLPQWTTEETEAIRERRLDEKPYWHIERCRIGLTRTVPVEIVVNGEVVKTEMLVADGKFNTFETELKIEKSSWVAVRILPSSHTNPIFVHVDGQPIRANSKSAQWCIDAVGVCWDAKKHQIRESEQEAAKKAYDQAADVYRKILSECVGD, translated from the coding sequence ATGAAACTCAAACTCGCGTTGCTGTTCTCGCTACTGTCGGGACTGTGTTTTCTGCAACCAGCACCCTGCCACGCGGTGCAACTTGTCGACGGTGTCGATAAACAACCGCTCGTTGCCGCGACCAAGCGAATGATGGTTGCACTCGAAGCCGCCGGATCGCCGTTGTCAGTAGAAGCAACTGCGGCGCTTGAGAAAGCGTTCCGTAAACCCGGCGCCGAATCGGTTGCCGGGATCCAGAAAGTACTCGACCCGCTTTGCCTTGCGCACGTCGAAATCAACGCAGAGAGCCGAGTCAAAGTTCGGGTTGGCGAATGCAAAAAAGAACTGATGCAAAACGGATGGCGGGCCTTTCTGGTCAAAGTCCACAATATGGCCAGGATCAATCCGCTGTTGGTCGTCGAAAGCCCCAACGCGGCACCGGTTTATCAGCAAGGCAAATGGCCTCGGGAGCGTCCGCGCTCCGATGAAAAACTGGTCGATCAGGATGAAGTTCTCGATCGATTTTTGACCATTTCGATGCTCGACCGTCCTCCGCTGCAGCGAAAACTTTCCGGGCTGGAGCTCGAGTATCGCGTGCTGTTGCTGTACAGTCGCGACGCCGGTCAGCGAGAGGCTTCGTTATCGTTTCACATCGGCGCCGGCACAAAAGACATTGGCTTTCGCAGCGCCATGCCGGTTCTGTTTGACTGTCAGCGAGCCGTAGAAGTCAAACTCAACGTGCGGGATTTCGACAACAAACCAACGACGGCTTCGTTTGTCATCGTCGACGAACAGGGTCGCGTTTATCCGCACCAAAGCCGTCGGCTGGCGCCGGACTTCTTCTTTCACCGCCAGGTTTATCGTAGTGACGGCGAATCCGTTTGGCTTCCACCAGGCAAGTATTCATTTACGGTGTCACGCGGCCCCGAATATTTGCCGCTTGAGTTCAAGGAAACGATTGCCGATGCCAAATCGCATGAGTTGTCGATTCGACTTGAACGCTGGACGCATCTCGCGAAACGCAATTGGTTTTCTGGCGATCACCATATCCATGCGGCAGGCTGTTCACACTACGACAGCCCGACCGAAGGCGTCGGTCCCGAAGCCATGATGCGTCACGTGCGTGGAGAAGATCTCAACATTGGCAACGTGCTAAGTTGGGGGCCGTGCTGGTACACCCAGAAACAGTACTTCAATGGCGACGTTTCCAAACTGTCGACGCCCGAAAACATTCTGCGCTACGACGTCGAAGTCAGCGGCTTTCCATCGTCGCACTGCGGGCATCTTTGTCTGCTTAAGCTGGCCGAAGACGACTATCCCGATGCCGAAAACCTTGAAGACTGGCCAAGCTGGACGTTGCCGGTATTGAAGTGGGGCAAAGAGCAAGGCGGCATTGTCGGATACAGCCACAGCGGTTGGGGAATCGCGACACCGGATATCATGCCCGACGGATCACGCGGATTTCCGGAGGCACGTTGGGGCGGAGCGCCAGATGATTGGCGAGGCAAGCCATCGGAACTGTTGCCGGATTACGCGATGCCGCGTTTCGATGGAATTGGAGCCAACGAATACGTCGTGACCGCCGCGCACAATGTTTGCGATTTCATCTCAGCCGTCGATACGCCGGCGTTCTGGGAATTGAACATCTGGTATCACACGCTCAACTGTGGCATGACAACTCGCATCAGCGGTGAGACAGACTTTCCCTGCATCTACGATGACAAAGTTGGGCTCGGTCGCGTGTACGTAAAGTTTCCTGACGACACGCCGCTGAACTACAACACCTGGGTGGAAGGTTTGCGTGACGGGCGGAGTTACGTGTCCGATGGGCTGAGCCATATCGTTGACTTCAAAATCAATGGGCTTGGCGTTGGCGAGAAAGTCAACGATTCTTCAGCGAACAGTCGGATTGACCTGAAAGAACCGTCAACGGTGAAACTCAGCTTCGATGCAACGGCGATGCTTCCCCAATGGACGACGGAAGAAACTGAAGCCATCCGTGAACGGCGGCTTGATGAGAAACCGTATTGGCACATTGAGCGTTGCCGAATCGGATTGACCCGCACAGTGCCGGTTGAGATTGTCGTCAACGGTGAAGTCGTCAAAACTGAAATGCTGGTTGCTGATGGAAAATTCAACACGTTTGAAACGGAACTCAAAATCGAAAAATCATCCTGGGTTGCTGTTCGAATTCTTCCGTCGAGTCACACCAATCCGATCTTTGTCCACGTCGATGGGCAACCGATTCGGGCAAATTCAAAAAGTGCCCAATGGTGTATCGACGCTGTTGGCGTTTGTTGGGATGCGAAGAAACATCAGATTCGCGAATCCGAGCAGGAGGCTGCAAAGAAGGCTTACGACCAGGCCGCTGACGTGTATCGGAAGATTCTTTCCGAGTGCGTTGGAGACTGA
- the uvrA gene encoding excinuclease ABC subunit UvrA, with protein sequence MPASDIVVKGAREHNLQNVDLVLPRNQLICLTGVSGSGKSSFAFDTVFAEGQRRYVESLSSFARQFLGQMSKPDVDLISGLSPSISIAQKSSGNNPRSTVGTITEIYDFLRILYARVGQGFCPKCNTPITAQSKDQIIGSIFTLPENTSYSILAPVVRAQKGEHKDLFAELLRRGYSRARVDGETVSLSSEINLDRSRRHNVEVVIDRLVASPAIRSRLTESVEAALKIGKGTLVVEFADESAAQSAPVNPDAPEAESTGKTSRRKKKTRNKSISGSDSDRVYSADYACPGCGLGFSPPTPQMFSFNSPQGMCLGCDGLGDVFTFDRDLLVPEPHKSFQQGCFELLGKWKDLGRWKRHIYQGVADTVERELNLEAGTMLETAWEDLTEQQQDMWLYGTDDMHITYTWKGGNSPMKYGGQFPGIVSELDEKYQQLTSAPKIRSLEAYMNEIKCVECGGARLNRQSRNFRLKTTHESFADKPELSLPDVCNLSIAEVRAFFSGLDLDDVRNYVATEPLKEIRNRLGFLLNVGLDYLTLNRTAPTLSGGETQRIRLAGQIGAGLVGVLYILDEPSIGLHARDNDRLISTLEHLRDLGNTVVVVEHDEDTMRAADYLIDFGPGPGVRGGEVVVEGHPSEIIKDKKSLTAQYLSGRLEIEIPEQRRLTDPEKSLRITNCKHNNLLGVDVEIPLGRFVCVTGVSGSGKSSFVNGILKEVLKQELNGGISEAGEFGEIIGLEHLDKMIAIDQSPIGRTPRSNPGTYVKLFDEIRKLYTQLPEAKTRGYKAGRFSFNVRGGRCEACEGNGSNKLEMDFLADVWVTCPICQGARFNRETLQVQYKGKSIADVLQMEIEEALHFFESIPAIHKKLLTLQAVGLEYLKIGQPSPTLSGGEAQRIKLARELAKRSTGKTLYLLDEPTTGLHFADIRLLLQVLQDFVEAGNTVLVVEHNLDVIKTADWVIDLGPEGGSGGGQLVISGTPEEVAACPESHTGKAIAKALEPRAEIPAPESGTKSMTPTLATEIKVRGASQHNLKTLDLDVERDKMTVFSGPSGSGKSSMAMDTIYAEGQRRYVESLSSYARQFVNQLEKPRVDQIEGLSPAIAIEQKTLGSTPRSTVGTVTEVYDYLRILMARLGTPYCPDCDKPIGTQTSDDIVDKILAYDEGTRLLLMAPVAPESGQSYEQLWDDIRANGYQRVRIDKETHEVDSLPALNPRGSHKVEIVVDRIVVKKGSRSRIADSIEAALSIGVGVCHVAEPNEAVPENFWNVVKHSQHLACHCCGRSFETLGPHNFSFNSQLGWCTDCEGIGTQTGADPKVIIDDPELSIKAGAITIWPSLKSKMSAGMLKAWTTGTGIPDNKPFNQLDARQRRMVFFGTGDRWFEVKDKEGNVQFSFQFKGLYPTMEEASRRSATLRTRLQSLIGEVECGACGGSRLREDAAAVRFRDLTIDGICRLPMGEMVKTLKKWKLDKREKKIAGELIREISSRISFLIDVGLSYLTLNRTAGSLSNGEAQRIRLASQLGSGLCGVLYVLDEPTIGLHPRDNTRLLAALHRLRDLGNTLIVVEHDREVIESSDSICDFGPKSGVHGGEIVAHGPPAEIARKGLGTTGPYLGGKDGIPIPTNRRPALSLDAPPVGKKKKATKKKAPKKKMIDASSEESLAMTLDVVGARHNNLKDIEVKFPLEALTVVTGPSGCGKSSLVNEILYKALARRLHRSSQTPGQFKGIRGLEAINKVIRVDQTPLGNSPSSNPATYTGVFEQIRELFANLPDSKVRGYTARRFSFNVPGGRCEECTGQGMYCIEMHFLPDVWIPCETCKGQRYNEETLSVKFNGKSIADVLNMPCGEALQLFRKIPKIRRTLKTLCDVGLDYVTLGQSAPTLSGGEAQRVKLSAELARPDTGRTLYLLDEPTTGLHFEDLKKLIEVIQRLVDVGNTVVVIEHNLDLIKCADWVIDMGPEAGSAGGEVVIAGTPEMVVEYAEQAKALAEADAKPKPVKKKSKASPAKKKTTKKAAPMPRSWTGEALAPTLAEGPFFKREKYDPAADDEWLEGDMDIDEVGDAVQMPWETDGRTWHTSGRVGRNGEIINWNGKILDEIVDRIENCEGFSDTSWNERATVEIFGEVKKNGWFFNALTGDPWFVKLKFRVRPRTFKQEELQDRIPLPSPNQMDHLPVYGNSPRVQVNNTRGGWQEVEIKAHSWEEIDIPEFWKFIDECIQSFTEKVESVDTDISEQTPWAKLGEKWHFMKKGFTAGDISWDMKVLETLRDLLLEAAPEGEFQWTNEQVVHFRLPDSQEPWASIQTKKAEALTLQLANSDENMTLGRVADLADDPEVSTDGDRQVVRLSFREVKQLKNSKFREFLEEHLQGA encoded by the coding sequence ATGCCAGCTTCCGATATCGTTGTAAAAGGTGCTCGTGAACACAATCTTCAGAATGTTGACCTTGTCCTTCCGCGCAACCAGCTTATTTGCCTGACCGGAGTTTCCGGGAGCGGTAAAAGTTCGTTTGCGTTCGACACCGTTTTCGCAGAAGGACAGCGTCGGTATGTCGAAAGTCTGTCCAGTTTCGCGCGACAGTTCCTCGGCCAAATGTCGAAGCCGGACGTCGACCTGATCTCGGGTTTGAGTCCATCGATTTCGATTGCACAGAAAAGCTCCGGCAACAATCCGCGTTCGACCGTCGGAACGATCACCGAAATCTATGACTTTCTCCGAATTCTCTACGCACGGGTTGGTCAGGGCTTCTGCCCGAAATGTAACACGCCGATCACAGCGCAGTCCAAGGATCAGATCATCGGGAGCATTTTTACGCTTCCTGAAAACACCAGCTATTCGATTTTGGCTCCCGTCGTACGAGCTCAGAAAGGTGAGCACAAAGACCTGTTCGCCGAATTGCTGCGTCGCGGATACTCTCGTGCCCGCGTCGACGGCGAAACCGTTTCGCTCTCGAGTGAAATTAACCTCGACCGCTCCCGTCGCCACAATGTCGAAGTCGTCATCGACCGGTTGGTCGCCAGTCCCGCGATCCGCAGTCGTCTGACCGAGTCCGTCGAAGCTGCGCTCAAGATTGGCAAAGGAACGTTGGTTGTTGAGTTCGCCGACGAGTCTGCGGCACAGTCCGCGCCCGTGAATCCGGATGCGCCCGAAGCGGAATCGACCGGGAAAACGTCGCGACGTAAAAAGAAGACTCGTAACAAGAGCATCAGCGGTTCCGACAGCGATCGCGTTTACTCGGCCGACTACGCTTGTCCCGGCTGCGGTTTGGGTTTCTCGCCTCCGACGCCTCAGATGTTTTCCTTCAACAGCCCGCAAGGCATGTGCCTTGGTTGCGATGGCCTGGGCGATGTGTTCACCTTCGACCGCGATTTGCTGGTTCCCGAACCGCACAAGTCCTTCCAACAGGGCTGTTTCGAATTGCTTGGGAAATGGAAAGACCTCGGTCGTTGGAAACGCCACATCTATCAGGGTGTCGCGGACACCGTGGAACGCGAGTTGAATCTCGAAGCCGGTACGATGCTGGAAACTGCATGGGAAGACCTGACGGAACAGCAGCAGGACATGTGGCTGTACGGTACCGACGACATGCACATCACGTACACCTGGAAAGGTGGCAACTCGCCGATGAAGTACGGCGGGCAGTTTCCAGGAATCGTTTCGGAGCTGGATGAAAAGTACCAACAGCTGACCAGCGCTCCCAAGATTCGCAGCCTTGAAGCGTACATGAACGAGATCAAGTGCGTTGAATGTGGTGGCGCTCGACTCAATCGCCAGTCGCGAAACTTCCGGCTCAAAACGACGCACGAAAGTTTCGCGGACAAACCCGAACTTTCGCTGCCGGATGTTTGCAACCTGTCGATCGCTGAAGTTCGGGCCTTCTTCTCAGGTTTGGATCTGGACGACGTTCGCAACTACGTGGCCACCGAACCGCTCAAGGAGATCCGCAACCGGTTGGGATTCCTGCTCAACGTTGGCCTCGACTATCTGACACTCAATAGGACCGCACCGACGCTTTCTGGTGGCGAAACGCAGCGTATTCGACTGGCCGGACAAATCGGTGCCGGCCTGGTCGGCGTGCTTTATATTCTTGACGAGCCATCGATCGGTCTGCACGCCCGTGACAACGATCGGCTGATCAGCACGCTGGAACACCTTCGCGATCTTGGCAACACCGTCGTCGTGGTCGAACACGATGAAGACACAATGCGAGCGGCCGATTACTTGATCGACTTTGGGCCTGGACCGGGTGTGCGCGGCGGTGAAGTGGTCGTCGAAGGACACCCTTCGGAAATCATCAAGGACAAGAAAAGTCTCACAGCGCAATATCTGTCCGGTCGTTTGGAAATCGAAATTCCGGAACAGCGTCGTCTGACCGACCCGGAAAAGAGCTTGCGGATCACGAACTGCAAGCACAACAATCTGTTGGGCGTCGATGTCGAAATTCCGCTGGGGCGATTTGTCTGCGTCACTGGTGTTTCGGGAAGCGGGAAAAGTTCGTTCGTCAACGGGATTCTGAAAGAAGTTCTCAAGCAGGAACTTAACGGCGGAATCAGCGAAGCCGGTGAGTTCGGTGAGATCATTGGCCTCGAACATCTCGACAAAATGATCGCGATCGATCAGTCTCCGATCGGCCGCACACCACGTTCGAACCCGGGAACTTACGTCAAGCTGTTCGACGAAATTCGCAAGCTCTACACGCAGCTTCCCGAAGCCAAAACTCGCGGCTACAAAGCCGGTCGATTCAGCTTCAATGTTCGTGGCGGTCGTTGCGAAGCCTGTGAAGGCAACGGTTCGAACAAACTTGAGATGGATTTTCTGGCCGACGTTTGGGTCACGTGTCCGATTTGCCAGGGAGCCCGTTTCAATCGCGAAACGCTGCAGGTCCAATACAAAGGCAAGTCCATCGCGGACGTGCTGCAGATGGAGATCGAAGAGGCGTTGCACTTTTTCGAATCCATTCCTGCGATTCACAAAAAGTTGCTGACGCTGCAAGCCGTCGGGCTGGAGTATCTCAAAATCGGGCAACCGTCGCCAACGCTGTCCGGTGGTGAGGCTCAGCGAATCAAGCTGGCTCGCGAACTTGCCAAACGTTCAACCGGCAAGACGCTGTATTTGCTCGACGAACCCACCACTGGTTTGCACTTTGCCGACATTCGTTTGTTGCTTCAGGTCCTGCAGGATTTCGTCGAAGCAGGAAACACGGTGTTGGTCGTTGAGCATAATCTTGACGTGATCAAAACAGCGGACTGGGTCATCGATCTTGGTCCTGAAGGTGGCTCGGGCGGAGGTCAGTTGGTGATCAGTGGAACGCCTGAAGAGGTCGCGGCGTGCCCGGAATCGCATACCGGAAAGGCGATCGCCAAGGCACTTGAACCGCGAGCTGAAATTCCGGCTCCTGAGTCCGGCACGAAATCGATGACGCCGACGCTGGCGACGGAAATCAAAGTCCGTGGTGCGTCACAGCACAATTTGAAGACGCTTGATCTCGATGTTGAGCGAGACAAGATGACCGTGTTCAGCGGTCCGTCTGGCAGCGGGAAAAGCTCGATGGCGATGGACACCATCTACGCCGAAGGCCAGCGTCGCTATGTCGAAAGCCTCAGCTCGTACGCTCGCCAGTTCGTCAACCAGCTGGAAAAACCTCGCGTCGATCAGATCGAAGGACTCTCGCCAGCGATTGCGATCGAACAGAAAACGCTCGGTTCGACTCCCCGATCCACCGTCGGAACTGTCACGGAAGTTTATGACTACCTGCGGATCCTGATGGCTCGTTTGGGCACGCCGTATTGCCCGGATTGCGACAAACCGATTGGAACGCAAACTTCGGACGATATCGTCGACAAAATCCTGGCTTACGACGAAGGAACGCGGCTGTTGCTGATGGCTCCCGTCGCTCCGGAATCGGGACAGAGCTACGAACAGCTGTGGGATGATATTCGCGCCAACGGCTACCAGCGAGTTCGCATCGACAAAGAAACTCACGAAGTCGATTCGCTGCCCGCGCTCAATCCGCGCGGTTCGCACAAAGTCGAAATCGTTGTCGATCGCATCGTCGTCAAAAAAGGATCACGCTCGCGAATCGCGGACAGTATCGAGGCTGCGTTGTCGATCGGCGTCGGCGTCTGTCACGTTGCGGAACCGAACGAAGCCGTTCCGGAAAATTTCTGGAACGTCGTCAAACACTCACAGCATCTGGCCTGCCATTGCTGCGGTCGGTCGTTTGAAACGCTGGGTCCACACAACTTCTCCTTCAACAGCCAGCTTGGTTGGTGCACCGATTGCGAAGGTATTGGAACGCAAACTGGAGCCGATCCGAAAGTCATCATCGATGATCCGGAACTTTCAATCAAAGCCGGTGCGATTACGATTTGGCCTTCTTTGAAATCAAAAATGTCGGCCGGCATGCTGAAGGCCTGGACGACAGGAACCGGGATTCCGGACAACAAACCGTTCAACCAGTTGGACGCACGTCAACGACGGATGGTGTTCTTTGGAACGGGCGATCGTTGGTTTGAAGTCAAAGACAAAGAGGGCAACGTTCAGTTTTCGTTCCAGTTCAAAGGTCTCTATCCGACGATGGAAGAAGCCTCGCGGCGTTCGGCCACGCTTCGCACGCGTCTGCAGTCGTTGATCGGAGAAGTCGAATGTGGTGCATGCGGCGGAAGTCGATTGCGAGAAGACGCTGCCGCGGTTCGGTTCCGGGATTTGACGATCGACGGAATCTGCCGTTTGCCGATGGGCGAAATGGTCAAGACGCTCAAGAAATGGAAACTCGATAAACGCGAGAAGAAAATCGCGGGCGAACTAATTCGAGAAATCTCCAGTCGCATTTCGTTCCTGATCGACGTCGGATTGAGCTACCTCACGCTGAACCGAACGGCAGGTTCGCTGTCCAACGGCGAAGCCCAGCGAATCCGGCTTGCCAGCCAGCTGGGAAGCGGGCTGTGCGGCGTGCTGTACGTGCTCGACGAGCCCACGATTGGGTTGCATCCGCGAGACAATACCCGGTTGTTGGCGGCGCTTCATCGCCTGCGAGATCTTGGCAATACGCTAATCGTCGTGGAGCACGATCGCGAAGTCATCGAAAGCAGCGACTCGATCTGCGACTTCGGTCCCAAATCCGGTGTGCACGGCGGCGAGATCGTCGCGCACGGTCCGCCTGCTGAAATCGCCAGGAAAGGCCTGGGAACTACGGGGCCCTACCTCGGTGGCAAAGATGGAATTCCGATTCCGACCAACCGACGCCCTGCCCTTTCTCTCGACGCACCGCCGGTTGGGAAAAAGAAGAAAGCGACGAAGAAGAAAGCTCCCAAAAAGAAGATGATCGATGCTTCGTCGGAGGAAAGTCTGGCCATGACGCTGGACGTTGTCGGCGCCCGACACAACAACCTCAAAGACATCGAAGTCAAGTTTCCGCTGGAAGCCCTGACCGTCGTCACGGGACCATCGGGATGTGGCAAAAGTTCGCTGGTCAATGAGATTCTGTACAAGGCTCTTGCTCGCCGTTTGCACCGGTCGTCGCAAACGCCTGGACAGTTCAAAGGCATCCGCGGCCTGGAGGCGATCAATAAAGTTATTCGCGTCGACCAAACGCCGCTTGGCAACTCGCCGTCTTCAAACCCGGCGACTTATACCGGAGTGTTTGAGCAAATTCGTGAACTGTTTGCCAACTTGCCTGACTCGAAAGTTCGTGGCTATACGGCGCGTCGATTCAGCTTCAACGTTCCCGGCGGACGCTGTGAAGAGTGTACCGGCCAGGGAATGTACTGCATCGAAATGCACTTCCTGCCGGACGTCTGGATTCCATGCGAGACCTGTAAAGGGCAACGCTACAACGAAGAAACGTTGTCCGTGAAATTCAACGGTAAATCGATCGCGGACGTGCTGAACATGCCTTGCGGCGAAGCACTCCAACTGTTCCGCAAGATTCCCAAGATTCGTCGCACGTTGAAAACGCTTTGCGATGTCGGACTTGATTATGTAACCCTCGGCCAGAGCGCGCCAACGCTCTCCGGCGGTGAAGCTCAACGTGTGAAACTTTCGGCGGAACTCGCGCGTCCCGACACCGGACGAACGTTGTATTTGCTGGATGAGCCCACAACCGGTTTGCACTTTGAGGATCTCAAGAAACTGATCGAAGTCATCCAACGGTTGGTCGATGTCGGCAACACGGTCGTTGTCATCGAGCACAATCTTGACTTGATTAAGTGCGCTGACTGGGTGATCGATATGGGCCCTGAAGCCGGTTCCGCAGGCGGCGAAGTCGTCATCGCTGGTACGCCGGAAATGGTCGTCGAGTACGCCGAACAGGCCAAAGCTTTGGCAGAAGCCGACGCCAAGCCAAAGCCAGTCAAGAAGAAATCGAAAGCTTCACCAGCGAAGAAGAAAACGACCAAAAAGGCTGCTCCGATGCCACGCAGTTGGACCGGAGAAGCACTGGCTCCGACGCTTGCCGAAGGTCCGTTCTTTAAACGCGAAAAATACGATCCGGCGGCAGACGATGAGTGGCTTGAAGGCGATATGGATATCGACGAAGTCGGCGACGCCGTGCAGATGCCGTGGGAAACTGACGGGCGAACCTGGCACACCAGCGGACGGGTCGGTCGCAACGGAGAGATTATCAACTGGAACGGAAAAATTCTGGACGAGATCGTCGACCGAATCGAAAATTGTGAAGGCTTCAGCGATACCAGTTGGAATGAGCGTGCGACGGTTGAGATTTTCGGCGAAGTCAAAAAGAACGGCTGGTTCTTCAACGCTCTGACGGGCGACCCGTGGTTCGTGAAGCTCAAGTTCCGCGTTCGTCCGCGAACGTTCAAGCAGGAAGAGCTTCAGGACCGTATTCCGTTGCCGTCGCCAAACCAGATGGACCACTTGCCGGTTTACGGAAACTCGCCTCGCGTCCAGGTGAACAACACACGCGGCGGATGGCAAGAAGTCGAAATCAAAGCCCACTCGTGGGAAGAAATCGACATCCCTGAATTCTGGAAGTTTATCGACGAGTGTATCCAGAGTTTCACGGAGAAAGTTGAAAGTGTCGATACCGATATCAGTGAGCAAACTCCCTGGGCGAAGCTTGGTGAGAAATGGCACTTTATGAAAAAGGGTTTTACTGCCGGTGACATTAGTTGGGACATGAAAGTTCTGGAGACACTTCGTGATCTGCTACTTGAGGCGGCTCCGGAAGGTGAATTTCAGTGGACCAACGAGCAGGTTGTGCACTTCCGTTTGCCAGATAGTCAGGAACCATGGGCCAGTATTCAGACCAAGAAAGCAGAAGCCCTTACGTTACAGTTGGCGAATTCGGATGAGAACATGACGTTAGGGCGAGTCGCCGATCTGGCCGACGATCCGGAAGTCAGCACCGACGGAGACCGCCAGGTGGTTAGGCTTTCGTTCCGGGAAGTCAAGCAACTTAAAAATTCAAAATTCAGAGAATTTCTTGAGGAACATTTGCAGGGAGCGTGA